A window of Deltaproteobacteria bacterium genomic DNA:
ATAACAACATGTGCTCCCTGTTCAAGCGGACGCTGACAATATGGGGTTGAGAAGGTGTTGTCGACAACGACGAGAATGGGTTCTGTCCGCCCTGTACTGGCTTCGTCGACGATGCGCCGCACCGCGGCAATATCGATGAGTTGGAGAGTCGGGTTGACCGGGGTCTCGAAGTACACTACCCGGGTGCGGTCGTTGATTGCAGCGCGTAACGCCTGTTCATCAGTCAGATCAACGAAACGGGTAGTGACCTGCAAGCGAGGGAGCCAATGCGTCATGAGACTATAGGTGCAGCCATAGACCACGCGATGGGCGATGATCTCTTCACCGGCTTTGACGGTGACGCCGAGTGCCGCGCTGACCGCCGCCATGCCGGTGGCAAAACACACAGCGGACTCTCCACCCTCAGCGTGAGCGAGAGCGTCTTCCAACATGCCACGGGTGGGTTCATCGAGCCGGTCGTAGATATAGATTGGTACTTGCGAGGTCAGGTTCGCGGCATCATTGGCAAAATTGGCGAAGCCACGGGCACCGCGATACGCCGAACTTAAACGGAATGTGGTGGAAGCTGAGATCGGTGGTACCACATGATGGTCGTAGTCCCAGCGTGTGCTATTAGGAATCCCATGAATCATCTGGGTCCGCATACGGTATTCGTCTTTTTTGGCCCGGCGTGACTTCTTTTCCATGATTACACCCCCTATCGTCTTCTGGTATCGGTGCCAACGGCGACTTTTGAAGTGTCGCTATGAGTATTGTAAGCCTGAAAATAGAGATCGCAAAGCTTATGTCTGGGGCGATAATGGTTCAGTGTTTTTTGCTCGTCGTACGAAGCGACGTTACGTTCCCGGTATTCTGGGGGTTTCGCGACGAAGAGTCTTTTCTTT
This region includes:
- a CDS encoding PLP-dependent transferase, with product MMEKKSRRAKKDEYRMRTQMIHGIPNSTRWDYDHHVVPPISASTTFRLSSAYRGARGFANFANDAANLTSQVPIYIYDRLDEPTRGMLEDALAHAEGGESAVCFATGMAAVSAALGVTVKAGEEIIAHRVVYGCTYSLMTHWLPRLQVTTRFVDLTDEQALRAAINDRTRVVYFETPVNPTLQLIDIAAVRRIVDEASTGRTEPILVVVDNTFSTPYCQRPLEQGAHVVIHSLTKDIGGFGTDMGGAVIAPRELHSPLLMYRKDFGGVLSSKAAWTFLVYGLPTLATRMVNQQKSAMKVAQFLQEHPLVAKVVYPGLDNFAQRDLAQRQMTDYRGKFAPGSMLAFTLKDPSADNRVAEAFIDYVAEHAYSITLAVSLGHIKTLIENPYSMTHAALPAAEKLARGVEPGMLRLSLGLEDWQDIIEDLSKALDAVAGLCNEKPAPPVTAVR